Genomic window (Dolosigranulum savutiense):
TACCCGCTCAAGTTGTTCAATCATAAACCCACTCACAGTGCTTGAAATCCAGTCATCAGAAGGAATAATCCCTAACAACTCACATAACTTATGTAAGGAATAGGTTCCTTTCACTTGATAAAGCTGACCTTCTTCCACAATTGTAATCTCATCTTCAATAATATCGGTCTCATCCCATATTTCACCAACTAACTCTTCTAAGGTGTCTTCCATGGTGACGATTCCTAACATACCACCGTGTTCATCTACTACAACTGCCATATGCCGCTTCTTCCGTTGCATCATCTGTAGTAAATCAAACACTTTCATCACTGGAGGGACAAAGTCAACTTCTGAAATTAAGTGGACAATAGATGGTACGCGAAGTTTCCCTTTAGCTTTTGCTCGCTGATAACGATGGAAATCCTTTTGGTGTAATATGCCCACTGTATGATCAATTGATTCTTCATACACAATTAGTCGGGAATGGGAGGTTTTCTCGAATGCCTCTTCCATCTCTTCATCAGTCGCATCAATATCGACCCCATTCACATCAACGCGTGGAGTTAGAATGGTTCCTACTTCGACATCATCGAATTCGATGGCCGCTTTTACTAAGGAGTGCTCTTCAGCCTCAATACTCCCCTCTGAACGCGCTTCGTCAACAAATGACAACAACTCCGCTTCACTAATAGAATTAACCTTCTCAATCGGGACGAGACGATTAATCATATCTTGCCATAAAGTTGCCAGCCATATTAATGGTTTAAATAGAACAATAACAACACTTAAAATAGAGGCCCCAAACATCGCAATCTGTTTGGACAATAATTTAGCAATTAGCTTAGGTGTTACTTCAGCTAAGAATAATAGTAATATTGTCGTCACAATAGTTGAGACCATC
Coding sequences:
- a CDS encoding hemolysin family protein — protein: MDSSQISSLILFVIFVLMSAFFAASETAFTSVSEVKLKTEAKNGNKKAEKSLQLKQDYNALLTAILIGNNIANIACSAIATLFFVRLMPDYGAMVSTIVTTILLLFLAEVTPKLIAKLLSKQIAMFGASILSVVIVLFKPLIWLATLWQDMINRLVPIEKVNSISEAELLSFVDEARSEGSIEAEEHSLVKAAIEFDDVEVGTILTPRVDVNGVDIDATDEEMEEAFEKTSHSRLIVYEESIDHTVGILHQKDFHRYQRAKAKGKLRVPSIVHLISEVDFVPPVMKVFDLLQMMQRKKRHMAVVVDEHGGMLGIVTMEDTLEELVGEIWDETDIIEDEITIVEEGQLYQVKGTYSLHKLCELLGIIPSDDWISSTVSGFMIEQLERVPEEGDTFIYDHYAFKATGVKQRRVNKVQVKRVHSTEV